The Bacteroidia bacterium genome contains a region encoding:
- a CDS encoding DUF4295 family protein, translating into MAKTISKMQKKGAKDWVKVIVSEISPKSGKYTFKERIIPKDMVKEYVKK; encoded by the coding sequence ATGGCTAAGACGATATCCAAAATGCAGAAGAAGGGTGCGAAAGACTGGGTCAAAGTGATCGTGTCTGAAATATCACCCAAATCAGGAAAATACACGTTTAAGGAGCGAATCATTCCAAAAGACATGGTAAAGGAATATGTTAAAAAATAA
- the rpmG gene encoding 50S ribosomal protein L33: MAKKGNRVQVILECTEQKTTSIPGTSRYITTKNRKNTPERLELKKYNSIMRKHTVHKEIK; encoded by the coding sequence ATGGCAAAAAAAGGAAACAGGGTGCAGGTAATCCTCGAGTGCACGGAACAAAAAACCACAAGCATTCCCGGTACCTCACGCTATATCACGACCAAGAACAGGAAAAATACTCCTGAGCGCCTGGAATTGAAAAAATACAATTCCATCATGCGTAAACACACCGTTCACAAAGAAATTAAATAA
- the rpmB gene encoding 50S ribosomal protein L28 has translation MSRVCELTGKKAMFGNKVSHSNSKTRRRFYPNLQDKKFYIPELKKTVALRISTKAMRTIDKKGIYNFIMELEKKGKKIL, from the coding sequence ATGTCCAGAGTTTGTGAATTGACAGGTAAGAAGGCAATGTTTGGGAATAAAGTTTCTCACTCCAATAGTAAGACCAGGCGCAGATTTTATCCCAATCTGCAGGATAAGAAGTTCTATATTCCGGAATTGAAGAAAACCGTAGCCCTGCGTATTTCCACAAAGGCAATGCGCACCATTGACAAAAAAGGGATCTACAACTTCATCATGGAACTTGAAAAGAAAGGCAAGAAAATACTTTAA
- a CDS encoding MlaD family protein, whose amino-acid sequence MKLSDEFKIGVLAVVALTILILGFNFIKGNDLFKSTKKLYSSYQKINGLSVSDPVFMYGYQVGKVESIEVIEYGVNPRILISFSIRDEANIAHNSVARIFSTDLLGTKALEVVPGESMSFVEDGDTIAGDIEVSLTESINEVLNPLQQKTVSLIGSLDSLLGIFQEVLDTNTKADIEGSFRSIAQTLKNVENTTSTFDRMATSESVKLSRILTTVEQISTKLNSNLDTFTIINNNLAQISDSLAATDFKGTVERAYAALEEVEDILIKVNNGEGSLGMLVNDPKLYQNLEAATRDLDNLVLDIKKNPHRYLNFSVLSFGGGGNNKDK is encoded by the coding sequence ATGAAACTTTCTGATGAATTCAAAATAGGTGTGTTGGCTGTCGTAGCTCTCACCATTCTTATTTTGGGTTTTAACTTTATTAAAGGAAATGACCTTTTTAAAAGTACCAAAAAGCTATACTCCTCTTATCAAAAAATTAACGGCCTTTCAGTTTCTGACCCGGTGTTTATGTACGGCTACCAAGTAGGAAAGGTGGAGAGCATTGAAGTGATCGAGTATGGCGTCAATCCGCGTATTCTGATTTCTTTCTCCATCCGGGACGAGGCGAATATTGCCCATAATTCGGTTGCCCGCATTTTCAGCACTGACCTGCTGGGAACCAAAGCCCTTGAGGTGGTGCCGGGCGAAAGCATGTCGTTCGTTGAGGATGGCGACACGATTGCCGGAGATATTGAAGTTAGCCTCACCGAATCTATCAATGAAGTGCTGAACCCGTTGCAGCAAAAAACCGTAAGCCTGATAGGCAGCCTTGACTCGCTCCTCGGAATTTTTCAGGAGGTACTGGATACCAACACTAAGGCCGATATTGAAGGCAGCTTCAGGAGCATAGCGCAAACGTTGAAGAATGTGGAAAACACCACCAGTACCTTTGACAGGATGGCTACTTCCGAATCGGTGAAGCTGAGCAGGATCCTGACTACGGTAGAGCAGATCTCTACAAAGCTGAACTCAAATCTGGATACCTTTACCATCATCAATAATAACCTTGCGCAGATCAGCGATTCCCTTGCTGCGACCGACTTTAAAGGAACCGTGGAGCGGGCTTATGCAGCATTAGAAGAAGTGGAAGATATTCTGATAAAAGTCAACAATGGCGAGGGCAGCCTGGGAATGCTCGTAAATGATCCCAAACTCTACCAAAACCTGGAAGCGGCAACCAGAGACCTGGATAATCTGGTGCTGGACATTAAAAAGAATCCGCATCGTTACCTTAATTTTTCAGTGCTTTCCTTTGGCGGTGGCGGTAATAATAAGGATAAGTAG
- a CDS encoding N-acetylmuramoyl-L-alanine amidase translates to MRRIFPVFSLICVFFLLSSFGSLNDSKYYVRTVVIDAGHGGHDPGCQYAKVQEKQIALNVALKLGKIIQENIEDVKVVYTRDKDEFIELNERSALANRHNADVFISIHVNSAASKSAIGTETYAMGLHKSDGNLDVAKRENSVILMEEDYSTKYDGFDPNSPEAHIIFSLYQNAYLNQSLNLASKIEQQFSERVNRHSRGVKQAGFIVLWKATMPSVLVETGFITNDNDRKFLETDLGQVYMASAIYRAFKDYKAEMEASDN, encoded by the coding sequence ATGAGAAGAATATTCCCGGTGTTTTCATTGATCTGCGTCTTTTTCCTGCTGTCCTCTTTCGGGAGTTTGAATGATAGCAAATACTATGTCAGAACGGTGGTAATAGATGCCGGCCATGGTGGCCATGACCCCGGATGTCAATATGCCAAAGTGCAGGAAAAGCAGATCGCCCTGAATGTTGCGCTGAAGCTGGGCAAAATTATCCAGGAAAATATTGAGGATGTGAAGGTGGTCTACACCCGCGATAAGGATGAATTTATCGAACTGAATGAGCGCTCTGCACTGGCCAATCGCCACAATGCCGATGTATTTATTTCCATCCATGTAAACTCAGCCGCCAGCAAATCAGCCATCGGCACTGAAACTTATGCCATGGGATTGCACAAAAGTGATGGCAACCTTGACGTGGCAAAACGGGAAAACTCGGTGATCCTCATGGAGGAGGATTATTCAACAAAATATGACGGCTTTGATCCTAATTCTCCTGAAGCGCATATTATTTTTTCCCTGTACCAAAATGCGTATCTCAATCAAAGCCTGAACCTGGCCTCCAAAATTGAGCAGCAGTTCAGCGAGCGGGTAAACCGCCACAGCCGGGGCGTGAAGCAAGCAGGATTTATTGTGCTCTGGAAAGCGACCATGCCCTCGGTGCTGGTAGAGACCGGTTTCATTACGAATGACAACGACAGGAAGTTTCTTGAAACCGATCTTGGACAGGTTTACATGGCTTCTGCCATTTACCGCGCTTTTAAAGATTATAAAGCAGAAATGGAAGCCAGCGATAATTGA